A genomic stretch from Achromobacter spanius includes:
- a CDS encoding FecR family protein, which yields MSTLAASEPAHDVMEEAAEWYALLRTGQASSAERQQWRQWLDRGAEQRQAWSYVERIDRRFTPLQTSPDRDAAVSAFHQAISAAPRRRRQVLLGLGAAFGLSWLGWSAWRQTPLSTLATLWGTDYRAGVGETRQVTLADGTRVWINALSAFNVAYSGTQRRLQLVAGEILIDTGKDPLRPFFVDTGQGSLQALGTRFSVSEADADTLVAVYDGAVRVTALRSGASEVVSAGRQARFTRDTLQPMTPADPARESWRQGLLLADGTPLSEVVAALRRYHPGHLGLSPQLRDLPVFGSYPLNDVDRALDMLASVLPIRLQRTLPWWISLEPRA from the coding sequence ATGAGCACCCTGGCCGCGTCCGAACCCGCGCACGACGTCATGGAAGAAGCCGCCGAGTGGTACGCCTTGCTGCGTACCGGCCAGGCGTCTTCGGCCGAGCGCCAGCAATGGCGCCAATGGCTGGACCGGGGCGCCGAGCAGCGGCAGGCCTGGAGCTACGTGGAACGTATCGACCGCCGCTTCACCCCCTTGCAGACCAGCCCCGACCGCGACGCCGCCGTGTCGGCGTTCCACCAGGCCATCAGCGCCGCGCCGCGCCGTCGGCGCCAGGTCTTGCTGGGCTTGGGCGCGGCCTTCGGCCTGTCGTGGTTGGGCTGGAGCGCATGGCGCCAGACGCCCTTGTCCACCTTGGCCACGCTATGGGGCACGGACTACCGGGCCGGCGTGGGCGAAACGCGGCAAGTCACCTTGGCCGACGGCACCCGCGTCTGGATCAACGCGCTCAGCGCCTTCAATGTGGCCTACAGCGGCACGCAGCGCCGGCTGCAACTGGTGGCGGGCGAAATCCTCATCGATACCGGCAAAGACCCGCTGCGCCCGTTTTTCGTGGACACGGGACAAGGCTCGCTGCAAGCCCTTGGCACGCGCTTTTCGGTCAGCGAGGCCGACGCGGACACGCTGGTTGCCGTCTATGACGGCGCGGTCCGCGTGACCGCCTTGCGCTCGGGCGCCAGCGAAGTCGTCTCGGCGGGCCGGCAGGCGCGCTTCACCCGCGACACCTTGCAACCCATGACGCCGGCCGACCCCGCGCGGGAAAGCTGGCGCCAAGGCTTGCTGTTGGCCGACGGCACTCCGCTGTCAGAGGTGGTGGCCGCCCTGCGCCGCTACCACCCCGGGCACCTGGGCCTTTCACCGCAACTGCGGGATCTGCCGGTATTCGGCAGCTATCCGCTGAACGACGTGGACCGCGCGCTGGACATGCTGGCCTCTGTGCTGCCCATCCGCCTGCAGCGCACCCTGCCCTGGTGGATCAGCCTTGAACCGCGTGCGTAG
- the garD gene encoding galactarate dehydratase: protein MQVAADQTPVLIKIHPQDNVAIVANEGGLPAGTVLPDGLQLVDAVPQGHKVALQDLAEGEPVVRYNVVVGFAAKDLPRGSWINERVTTMPTARTLQDLPVGTRIAPLPPLEGYTFEGYRNADGTVGTRNILAISTTVQCVQGVVEHAVARIRQELLPRYPNVDDVVGIEHTYGCGVAIDAPGAAIPIRTLHNIARNPNFGGTSMVVSLGCEKLQPERLLAPGAIPIRAGEGMGADGEGVDTIVLQDEENVGFQSMIDLIMRTAERHLQKLNARRRETCPVSDLTVGVQCGGSDAFSGLTANPAVGFATDLLVRAGGTVMFSETTEVRDGIDQLTARAATPEVADALVREMAWYDDYLQRGMADRSANTSPGNKKGGLSNIVEKAMGSIVKSGSSPIHGVLSPGNRLTQKGLIFAATPASDFICGTLQLAAGMNLHIFTTGRGTPYGLAQVPVIKVATRDSLARRWHDLMDVNAGRIATGQASIEDVGWELFRLMLDVASGRQQTCAEKLKLHNALALFNPGPVT from the coding sequence ATGCAGGTTGCGGCAGACCAAACACCGGTGCTTATCAAGATTCACCCGCAAGACAATGTGGCGATCGTGGCCAATGAAGGGGGGCTGCCCGCCGGCACGGTGTTGCCCGACGGCTTGCAATTGGTGGATGCCGTGCCGCAAGGGCACAAGGTGGCCTTGCAAGACCTGGCCGAAGGCGAACCCGTGGTGCGCTACAACGTGGTGGTCGGCTTTGCCGCCAAGGACCTGCCGCGCGGAAGCTGGATCAACGAGCGCGTCACCACCATGCCCACCGCGCGCACCTTGCAAGACCTGCCCGTGGGCACGCGCATCGCGCCGCTGCCGCCGCTGGAAGGCTATACGTTCGAGGGTTACCGCAACGCCGACGGCACCGTGGGCACACGCAATATCCTGGCCATCAGCACCACGGTGCAATGCGTGCAGGGCGTGGTCGAACACGCCGTGGCGCGCATCCGCCAGGAACTGTTGCCGCGCTATCCCAACGTGGACGACGTGGTCGGCATCGAACACACCTACGGCTGCGGCGTGGCCATTGATGCCCCCGGCGCGGCGATTCCCATCCGCACCCTGCACAACATTGCCCGCAACCCGAATTTTGGCGGCACGTCCATGGTGGTCAGCCTGGGCTGCGAAAAGCTGCAACCCGAACGGCTGCTGGCGCCGGGCGCCATTCCGATCCGCGCGGGCGAGGGCATGGGCGCTGACGGCGAAGGCGTGGACACCATCGTGCTGCAAGACGAAGAGAACGTTGGCTTTCAGTCGATGATCGACCTGATCATGCGCACGGCCGAACGCCATCTGCAAAAGCTGAACGCGCGCCGCCGCGAAACCTGCCCGGTGTCGGACCTGACGGTAGGCGTGCAATGCGGCGGCAGCGACGCCTTTTCGGGCTTGACGGCCAACCCCGCCGTGGGTTTCGCCACCGACCTGCTGGTGCGTGCGGGCGGCACGGTGATGTTCTCCGAGACCACCGAAGTGCGCGACGGCATCGACCAATTGACCGCGCGCGCGGCCACGCCCGAAGTGGCCGACGCGCTGGTTCGCGAGATGGCCTGGTACGACGATTACCTGCAACGCGGCATGGCCGACCGCAGCGCCAACACCAGCCCGGGCAACAAGAAGGGCGGCTTGTCGAACATCGTGGAAAAGGCGATGGGGTCGATCGTGAAGTCGGGCTCGTCGCCCATTCATGGCGTGCTGTCGCCCGGCAACCGCCTGACGCAAAAGGGCTTGATCTTTGCCGCCACGCCCGCCAGCGATTTCATCTGCGGCACGCTGCAACTGGCCGCCGGCATGAACCTGCACATCTTCACTACCGGGCGCGGTACCCCCTATGGCCTGGCGCAGGTGCCAGTCATCAAGGTGGCCACGCGCGACAGCCTGGCGCGCCGCTGGCATGACCTGATGGACGTGAACGCCGGCCGCATCGCCACCGGCCAGGCGTCTATCGAAGACGTGGGTTGGGAGCTGTTTCGCCTGATGCTGGACGTGGCCAGCGGCCGCCAGCAGACCTGTGCGGAAAAGCTCAAGCTGCACAACGCCCTGGCGCTGTTCAACCCTGGGCCGGTGACTTAA
- a CDS encoding sigma-70 family RNA polymerase sigma factor produces the protein MSQDFEHLYGNHHHWLLAWVNWRLGNAADAADLAHDAFVRLLTRPCHFDTPQQARSYLRKMANGMCVDLWRRRSLEQAWLDTLAKQPEPTVSSAEDQAMVLEALGEIDTMLRELPPKVAHAFVMAVACEMTDQEVADTLKVSARMVRKYVARAMLCCMKLEARLAAGLSDDTTNDLSHGQADRVADESITPSPATT, from the coding sequence TTGTCCCAGGACTTTGAACACCTGTACGGCAACCATCACCATTGGTTGCTGGCCTGGGTGAATTGGCGCCTGGGCAACGCAGCCGACGCGGCGGACCTGGCGCACGACGCTTTCGTGCGCCTCTTGACCCGCCCCTGCCACTTCGACACCCCGCAGCAGGCGCGCAGCTACTTGCGCAAGATGGCCAATGGCATGTGCGTGGACCTATGGCGCCGCCGCAGCCTGGAACAGGCCTGGCTGGACACACTGGCCAAACAACCCGAACCCACCGTGTCGTCCGCCGAGGACCAGGCCATGGTGCTTGAGGCGCTGGGCGAAATCGACACCATGCTGCGCGAGCTGCCACCCAAGGTTGCGCACGCATTCGTCATGGCAGTGGCCTGCGAAATGACTGACCAGGAAGTGGCCGACACGCTCAAGGTATCCGCCCGCATGGTGCGCAAGTACGTGGCGCGCGCCATGCTGTGCTGCATGAAGCTCGAAGCCCGGCTGGCCGCCGGGCTGAGCGACGACACGACAAACGACCTAAGCCACGGCCAGGCGGACCGCGTGGCCGACGAATCAATTACCCCCTCCCCCGCCACGACATGA
- a CDS encoding aldehyde dehydrogenase (NADP(+)) has product MTLTGQMLIGKSAVLGSGAAQHAINPATGERLEPAFPAGSADDVARAAELARAAFDPYRAAPLETRAQFLESIAEGILALGDALIERTHLETGLPVARLQGERGRTVGQLRLFARVVRDGYFLDATIDPAQPERQPLPRADLRLANVPLGPVAVFGASNFPLAFSVAGGDTASALAAGCPVIVKAHNAHPGASEMVGRVIQAAVAKHGLPEGTFSLLFGAGSEIGTALVSHPAIAAVGFTGSRRGGLALVAAANARPVPIPVYAEMSSINPVFLMPAALDARAEAIARGFVDSLAMGVGQFCTNPGLVIGVEGPALDRFRAAAAEAVKAKGAATMLTPGIFAAYQDGADALAKHASVTTLGRGEASKPDANAAGAVVFGTQADRFLASHELEAEVFGPASLVVACRDVAQMTAVAEHLEGQLTATLFVDEADVAQAQALLPVLERKAGRILANGYPTGVEVSHAMVHGGPFPATSNPASTSVGATAIRRFLRPVCYQDLPDALLPDGVKRANPLSLTRMVDGVMTPA; this is encoded by the coding sequence ATGACCCTGACCGGCCAAATGCTGATCGGCAAAAGCGCCGTCCTGGGCTCGGGCGCGGCGCAACACGCCATCAACCCCGCCACCGGCGAACGCCTGGAGCCCGCCTTCCCCGCGGGCTCGGCGGACGACGTCGCGCGCGCCGCCGAATTGGCCCGCGCCGCCTTTGACCCCTATCGCGCCGCGCCGCTGGAAACCCGCGCGCAGTTCCTGGAAAGCATCGCCGAAGGCATCCTGGCGCTGGGCGACGCGCTGATTGAACGCACGCACCTGGAAACCGGCCTGCCCGTGGCGCGCCTGCAAGGTGAGCGTGGCCGTACCGTGGGCCAGTTGCGCCTGTTCGCCCGCGTGGTGCGCGACGGCTACTTCCTGGACGCCACCATCGACCCCGCGCAACCCGAACGCCAGCCGCTGCCGCGCGCTGACCTGCGCTTGGCTAACGTGCCGCTGGGCCCCGTGGCGGTGTTCGGCGCCAGCAACTTCCCGCTGGCCTTCTCGGTGGCGGGCGGTGACACCGCATCGGCGCTGGCCGCCGGTTGCCCCGTTATCGTCAAGGCGCACAACGCGCACCCCGGCGCCTCTGAAATGGTGGGCCGGGTGATCCAGGCCGCCGTCGCCAAGCACGGCTTGCCCGAAGGCACGTTCTCGTTGCTGTTTGGCGCCGGTAGCGAAATCGGTACCGCGCTCGTCTCGCACCCGGCCATTGCCGCCGTCGGCTTCACCGGTTCGCGCCGAGGGGGCCTGGCGCTGGTTGCCGCCGCTAATGCCCGCCCGGTGCCGATTCCCGTCTACGCCGAAATGTCCAGCATCAACCCGGTGTTTCTGATGCCGGCCGCCCTGGACGCGCGCGCCGAAGCCATCGCCCGTGGGTTTGTGGATTCGCTGGCGATGGGCGTGGGCCAGTTCTGCACCAATCCCGGCCTGGTGATCGGCGTGGAAGGCCCGGCACTGGACCGCTTCCGCGCGGCCGCCGCCGAAGCCGTCAAGGCCAAGGGCGCGGCCACCATGCTTACCCCTGGCATCTTTGCCGCCTACCAGGACGGCGCCGACGCGCTGGCCAAGCACGCAAGCGTCACGACGCTGGGCCGGGGCGAAGCGTCCAAACCCGATGCCAACGCGGCCGGCGCGGTCGTGTTCGGTACGCAGGCCGACCGCTTCCTGGCGTCGCACGAACTGGAAGCCGAAGTATTCGGCCCCGCCTCGCTGGTGGTGGCCTGCCGCGACGTGGCCCAGATGACGGCCGTGGCCGAGCACCTGGAAGGCCAGTTGACGGCCACCCTGTTCGTGGACGAGGCCGACGTGGCGCAAGCCCAAGCGCTGCTGCCCGTGCTGGAACGCAAGGCCGGCCGCATCCTGGCCAATGGCTACCCGACCGGCGTGGAAGTCAGCCACGCCATGGTGCATGGCGGCCCCTTCCCGGCCACGTCGAACCCGGCGTCCACGTCGGTGGGCGCCACCGCGATCCGCCGCTTCCTGCGCCCGGTCTGCTATCAGGACCTGCCCGACGCGCTGCTGCCCGACGGCGTCAAGCGCGCCAACCCGCTGTCGCTCACGCGCATGGTCGATGGGGTGATGACACCAGCCTGA
- a CDS encoding Bug family tripartite tricarboxylate transporter substrate binding protein produces MNVSKRHFLGGAAALCLSPLVPAWAQQAGAGASGGAANWPTRPVRIIVPYPPGGSSDIIARILAPRLSDVLKQTVVVENKPGANGNLGAGLVVQQAEEGHTVLLCDVGALAISPSVYTKLSFDPSKDLRAVGMLAYSPHVLAVHPDVPAKTLQDLVALSKKERLNFAVTAIGSAPHLAAVAVQQATGAQWEYVPYKGGSQAVTDTIGGQTQIIMNGLLATLPHIKSGKLRAVAISKGERMKLVPDIPTISEQGVKGFESGTWQGVMAPATMTDPVAERLAMLMAQIVTQPDVTAQLNEQGAEIVTRNPAELAQFFASERARWAKVVESTNIKLD; encoded by the coding sequence ATGAACGTAAGCAAGAGACATTTCCTGGGCGGCGCCGCGGCGCTATGCCTGTCGCCGTTGGTGCCCGCCTGGGCGCAGCAAGCGGGCGCTGGCGCCAGCGGCGGCGCGGCGAATTGGCCGACGCGGCCCGTGCGCATCATCGTGCCGTACCCGCCCGGGGGCTCGTCGGACATCATCGCGCGCATCCTCGCCCCGCGCCTGTCCGATGTGCTCAAGCAGACTGTAGTGGTCGAAAACAAGCCCGGCGCCAACGGCAACCTGGGCGCGGGGCTGGTCGTGCAGCAAGCGGAAGAGGGCCATACCGTGCTGCTGTGCGACGTGGGCGCCTTGGCGATCAGCCCGTCGGTGTACACGAAGCTGTCGTTCGATCCGTCCAAGGACTTGCGTGCCGTCGGCATGCTGGCCTATTCGCCGCACGTGCTGGCCGTGCACCCCGACGTGCCGGCCAAGACCTTGCAGGACTTGGTGGCGCTGTCGAAAAAAGAACGGCTGAACTTTGCCGTTACGGCGATCGGCAGCGCGCCGCACCTGGCGGCGGTGGCGGTGCAGCAGGCCACGGGCGCGCAGTGGGAATACGTGCCGTACAAGGGCGGCTCGCAAGCGGTGACGGACACGATCGGCGGGCAGACCCAGATCATCATGAACGGGCTGCTGGCGACCTTGCCGCACATCAAGTCCGGCAAGCTGCGCGCGGTGGCGATTTCGAAGGGCGAGCGCATGAAGCTGGTGCCCGACATTCCGACCATTTCCGAACAAGGCGTGAAGGGTTTTGAGTCGGGCACGTGGCAGGGCGTGATGGCGCCGGCGACCATGACCGACCCCGTGGCCGAACGCCTGGCGATGCTGATGGCGCAGATCGTCACGCAGCCGGACGTGACGGCGCAATTGAACGAGCAGGGCGCCGAAATCGTGACCCGCAACCCGGCCGAACTGGCGCAGTTCTTCGCGAGCGAACGCGCGCGCTGGGCCAAGGTGGTGGAAAGCACCAACATCAAGCTGGACTGA
- a CDS encoding helix-turn-helix transcriptional regulator has product MSAPAPKPSAATDALGCAASKLILNQHFEGGGLTFYRKSTANNHFGHVATPASDRGYLVGVAMQGGHRRRILQGNHASTHDFDTGSVYIRDFTDDYRADLHGGFDFVLIELSRAFIERINDENGGPRVSSLLPRTGQGDPVLAHMSHVLASVLAQPAQQSGLFVEHLSLALGAHLLSHYGAGATSGFTESGGGRVLSRKLEARAKDMLLSSLRADTSIADIAEACKLSRSYFIKAFRQTVGTTPHRWLLEQRVQKAQDLLRMPGHSITDIALLCGFADQAHLTRVFTSVVGVSPGAWRKVNA; this is encoded by the coding sequence TTGTCTGCCCCTGCGCCCAAGCCCTCCGCCGCGACCGACGCGCTGGGATGTGCCGCCAGCAAGCTCATCTTGAACCAGCATTTCGAAGGCGGCGGCCTGACCTTCTATCGCAAAAGCACCGCCAACAATCATTTCGGCCACGTCGCCACGCCCGCGTCCGACCGGGGCTATCTGGTGGGCGTGGCGATGCAGGGCGGACACCGCCGCCGCATCCTGCAGGGCAACCACGCATCGACCCATGACTTCGACACCGGGTCGGTCTATATCCGCGATTTCACCGACGACTACCGTGCCGATCTGCACGGCGGTTTTGACTTTGTGCTGATCGAGCTGTCGCGCGCTTTCATTGAACGCATCAACGACGAGAACGGCGGCCCGCGCGTCAGCAGCCTGCTGCCGCGCACGGGCCAGGGCGACCCCGTGCTGGCGCATATGTCTCACGTGCTGGCCAGCGTGTTGGCGCAGCCGGCGCAGCAGAGCGGCCTGTTCGTGGAACACCTGAGCCTGGCGCTTGGCGCGCACTTGCTGTCGCACTATGGCGCGGGCGCCACCAGCGGCTTCACGGAATCCGGCGGGGGCCGCGTGCTATCGCGCAAGCTGGAAGCCCGGGCCAAGGACATGCTGCTGTCGTCCCTGCGTGCCGACACGTCCATTGCGGACATTGCAGAGGCCTGCAAGCTCTCACGCAGCTATTTCATCAAGGCGTTCCGGCAGACGGTGGGCACCACGCCGCACCGTTGGCTGCTGGAGCAGCGCGTGCAGAAAGCGCAGGATCTGCTGCGCATGCCGGGCCATTCGATTACCGACATCGCGCTGTTGTGCGGCTTTGCCGACCAGGCGCACCTGACGCGCGTGTTCACCAGCGTGGTGGGCGTATCGCCCGGGGCCTGGCGCAAGGTCAACGCCTAA
- a CDS encoding SMP-30/gluconolactonase/LRE family protein: MEHAPLAQPGRRRLLGAALALGPAALAQAQSFSFTPQQRYPDASVRILDPEFSKYRIYSSTVEQLATGFRWLEGPVWVGDGRYLLVSDIPNDRILRWDDTTGEISEFRKPANFSNGLARDRQGRLLTCEHLTRRVTRTEYDGSITVLADRYDGKRFNSPNDIICQRNGAIWFTDPPFGIGGHWEGDKAKPELPHGVYRIDPSDGRVTQALGDLAGANGLCFSPDEKILYVVESRHQPNRVVWAYDVGADGALSGKRLHIDAQGPGAIDGIKCDEDGNLWCGWGSNGSAGAKPEELDGVMVFNPAGKPIGHIRLPERCANLCFGGAKRNRLFMASSHSLYALYVETRGAV; the protein is encoded by the coding sequence ATGGAGCATGCCCCCTTGGCCCAACCCGGCCGCCGCCGACTGCTGGGCGCCGCATTGGCGTTGGGACCGGCCGCGCTTGCGCAAGCGCAGTCGTTCAGCTTTACGCCGCAGCAGCGCTACCCGGATGCATCCGTGCGCATCCTGGATCCGGAGTTCTCCAAATACCGCATCTACAGCAGCACCGTCGAGCAACTGGCCACGGGCTTCCGTTGGCTGGAAGGGCCGGTGTGGGTGGGCGACGGCCGCTATCTGCTGGTGTCCGACATTCCCAACGACCGCATCCTGCGCTGGGACGACACCACTGGCGAAATCAGCGAGTTCCGCAAGCCCGCCAACTTCAGCAACGGCCTGGCGCGCGACCGCCAGGGCCGGCTGCTGACCTGCGAGCATCTGACGCGGCGCGTCACGCGCACCGAGTACGACGGTTCCATCACGGTGCTGGCCGACCGCTACGACGGCAAGCGCTTCAATTCGCCCAACGACATCATCTGCCAGCGCAACGGCGCCATCTGGTTCACCGATCCGCCGTTTGGCATCGGCGGGCATTGGGAAGGCGACAAGGCCAAGCCGGAACTGCCGCATGGCGTTTACCGCATCGACCCGTCGGACGGCCGCGTGACGCAGGCGCTGGGCGATTTGGCCGGGGCCAACGGCCTGTGCTTTTCGCCGGACGAGAAGATTCTTTATGTGGTCGAGTCGCGCCATCAGCCCAACCGCGTGGTGTGGGCCTATGACGTGGGCGCGGACGGCGCGTTGTCGGGCAAGCGCCTGCATATCGACGCGCAAGGCCCCGGCGCCATCGACGGCATCAAGTGCGATGAAGACGGCAACCTGTGGTGCGGCTGGGGCAGCAATGGCTCGGCTGGCGCCAAGCCCGAAGAGCTGGACGGCGTGATGGTGTTCAACCCGGCGGGCAAGCCCATCGGCCACATCCGCCTGCCCGAACGCTGCGCCAACCTGTGCTTTGGCGGCGCCAAACGCAACCGCCTGTTCATGGCCAGCAGCCATTCGCTCTACGCGCTGTACGTGGAAACGCGGGGCGCTGTGTGA
- a CDS encoding TonB-dependent receptor codes for MSHRFTPAPTLALALALSAIWAPALHAQPTAAGAGQASELLTFDIPAAPVGQVLTRLANETGILLAAPPQLLAGRQSGGVRGRYSRADALSQALAGTGLRATREAPNQFRLSAIPDAGTATLEPVTVTGSALGSGLPPAYAGGQVATGGRVGLLGNMSDMDTPFSATQYTAKLIEDQQAQNIGDVLVNDPSVRNTYSRGAGRDEFNIRGFTLFNYDVSFNGLYGVSPRNASSLIGVERVEVLRGPNALLNGMAPYGSVGGAINLVPKRAGVEPLNRYTVNYIGDSQFGVHADLARRYGDSKEWGVRLNVAGSDGDLPQDGSKETLGAVALGLDYQGERFRVDGDINYQNRNTDARSGLLFAPAPGTDIGSAPDARRNFFPSWTYWKTKEWSGALRAEYDLTPDWTVYGAIGARKHDFESLQTSWLMLDTNGDIGAVPARLNESLLSKTGEVGLRGRFNTGPVKHEPSISASALDIDYSSARIRSTTIFSNLYDPADLPKPNIARPGDLPRTSESRLYSVALADKLSFADDRVQIIAGFRHQRIESTNFDAATGRTSSEYKKSAVTPAFALTVRPTQRLSLYGNYIEGLSQGATAPEGAVNAGEMFAPEMAKQIEVGGKYDFGEFSTTLSAFQIEKPSSYLDPASLRYVSNGQQRNRGLELLVQGDAAPGVRLLGGVAYTDARLTRTEGGVNDGNHAPAVPRFQFNAAAEWDTPFLQGLTLTARMLRTTEQYVDVGNTQTIPGWTRFDLGARYAFNANGTPMVVRATVENVFNKNYWQSAAREGLTVGAPRTVLLSVSAEF; via the coding sequence ATGTCTCATCGATTTACCCCTGCCCCCACGCTGGCGCTGGCCCTCGCCCTGTCGGCGATCTGGGCACCGGCCCTGCATGCCCAGCCCACGGCCGCGGGCGCCGGCCAGGCCAGCGAACTGCTGACCTTCGACATTCCCGCTGCCCCCGTGGGCCAAGTGCTGACCCGCCTGGCCAATGAAACCGGCATCTTGCTGGCCGCCCCGCCGCAACTGCTGGCCGGCCGCCAAAGCGGCGGCGTGCGCGGACGCTATTCGCGCGCCGACGCCTTGAGCCAGGCCCTGGCCGGCACCGGCCTGCGCGCCACGCGCGAGGCGCCCAACCAGTTCCGCCTGTCCGCCATCCCCGACGCGGGCACCGCCACGCTGGAACCCGTGACCGTGACCGGCAGCGCGCTGGGCAGCGGCCTGCCCCCCGCCTACGCGGGCGGCCAGGTGGCCACGGGCGGCCGGGTCGGGCTGCTGGGCAATATGAGCGACATGGACACGCCCTTCAGCGCCACGCAATACACCGCCAAGCTGATCGAAGACCAGCAGGCGCAGAACATCGGCGACGTGCTGGTCAACGACCCGTCTGTGCGCAACACCTATTCACGCGGCGCGGGGCGCGACGAGTTCAACATCCGCGGATTCACGCTGTTTAACTACGACGTGTCGTTCAACGGTCTGTACGGCGTATCGCCGCGCAACGCCAGCTCGCTGATCGGCGTCGAGCGCGTGGAAGTGCTGCGCGGCCCCAATGCCCTGCTCAACGGCATGGCCCCTTACGGCTCGGTGGGCGGAGCCATCAACCTGGTGCCCAAGCGCGCCGGGGTCGAACCGCTTAACCGTTACACGGTCAACTACATCGGCGACTCGCAGTTCGGCGTCCACGCCGACCTGGCGCGCCGCTATGGCGACAGCAAGGAATGGGGCGTGCGCCTGAACGTGGCCGGCAGCGATGGCGACCTGCCCCAGGACGGCTCCAAGGAAACCCTGGGCGCGGTGGCGCTGGGCCTGGACTACCAAGGCGAACGCTTCCGGGTGGATGGCGACATCAACTATCAGAACCGCAATACCGACGCGCGCAGCGGCCTGCTGTTCGCGCCGGCGCCGGGCACGGACATCGGTTCCGCGCCCGACGCGCGCCGCAATTTCTTCCCGTCGTGGACCTATTGGAAAACCAAGGAATGGTCGGGCGCGCTGCGCGCCGAATACGACCTGACGCCGGATTGGACGGTGTACGGCGCAATCGGCGCGCGCAAGCATGATTTTGAAAGCCTGCAAACCAGCTGGCTGATGCTGGACACCAACGGCGACATCGGCGCCGTGCCCGCCCGCTTGAATGAATCGTTGCTGAGCAAGACGGGCGAAGTCGGCCTGCGTGGTCGCTTCAACACCGGCCCGGTCAAGCACGAGCCCTCGATCAGTGCCAGCGCGCTGGACATCGACTATTCGTCGGCGCGCATCCGTTCGACCACCATCTTTTCAAACCTGTACGACCCGGCCGATCTGCCCAAGCCGAACATCGCGCGGCCCGGCGACCTGCCCCGCACCAGCGAGTCGCGCCTGTACAGCGTGGCGCTGGCCGACAAGCTGTCGTTTGCTGATGACCGCGTCCAGATCATCGCGGGCTTCCGGCACCAGCGCATCGAATCAACCAACTTCGATGCCGCCACGGGCCGCACCTCGTCGGAATACAAGAAGTCAGCCGTCACGCCCGCCTTTGCCTTGACGGTGCGCCCCACGCAACGCCTGTCGCTGTATGGCAACTACATCGAAGGGCTGAGCCAGGGCGCGACCGCGCCCGAAGGCGCCGTCAACGCGGGCGAAATGTTCGCCCCGGAAATGGCCAAGCAGATCGAAGTGGGCGGCAAGTACGACTTCGGCGAATTCTCCACCACGCTCAGCGCGTTCCAGATTGAAAAACCCAGCAGCTACCTGGATCCGGCCTCGCTGCGCTACGTATCCAACGGCCAGCAGCGCAACCGCGGCCTGGAATTGCTGGTGCAAGGCGACGCCGCGCCCGGCGTACGCCTGTTGGGCGGCGTGGCCTACACCGACGCGCGCCTGACGCGCACGGAAGGCGGCGTCAACGATGGCAACCACGCACCGGCCGTGCCGCGCTTTCAATTCAACGCGGCGGCGGAATGGGACACGCCCTTCCTGCAAGGCCTGACCCTGACCGCGCGCATGCTGCGCACCACCGAGCAGTACGTGGACGTGGGCAACACGCAGACGATTCCGGGGTGGACGCGCTTCGATCTAGGCGCGCGCTATGCGTTCAACGCCAACGGCACGCCGATGGTGGTGCGGGCCACGGTGGAAAACGTGTTCAACAAGAACTACTGGCAGTCCGCCGCGCGCGAAGGCCTGACCGTTGGCGCACCCCGGACGGTGCTGCTGTCGGTGTCGGCGGAGTTCTAA